From the genome of Candidatus Dormiibacterota bacterium:
CCAAGCGCTTCGTTTCGTGAATCGGGGCGTTCCCTTTCAGGGCGCGGGTGTAGCAGCGGGCGCCGCCGCGTCCCCTTGCGTCTTCTTCCGTGCGATCTCGTCGAGGGCCCGGACCAGGCCGCGGGCCGGAGACTTCATCACCGTCACCAGGCGGACCATCGGACCGTTGAGAACCGACAGCAGGCGCGCCACGAGCACCTCGCGCGACGGCAGAGAGGCGAGCGTCTTGATCGCCTGGGGATCGACCACCCGCCCGTCGATCAGTCCCGCCTTGATCTGGAAGCCCTGATTGTCCTTGGTGAACTCCTCCAGGGCCTTGGCGAGCGCGGCCGGGTCCTTGCTGCTGTAGGCGATCGCGGTCGGTCCCTCGAAGTGCGGCGCCAGACCCTCGTACGGCGTGCCCTTGATCACCCGCAGCGCCAGGCGGTTCTTGACCACCCGGTACCGCGAGGAGGTCGCCCGCACCTTCTTGCGCAGCGCGGAGACCTGGTTCACGCTCAGTCCGCGGTACGCCAGCACGAAGGTCGGCGGGCGGGACTCGAGCGCGCTCTTGAGCGCCTCGATCTCCTGGGTCTTCTCCTGTTTGTTCATCCCTCTCTCCTACGCGAGCGCTTCAAGGCTGCCGAGGTCCAGCCGGACGCTCGGGCTCATGCTGCTCGACACGTAGGCCGAGCGCAGGTACTTTCCCTTGGCCGTGGGCGGCTTGGCGCGCAGCACAGCGGCCACCAGCGCCCGGGCGTTGTCGAGAAGCTTCTTCTCCTCGAAGGACGACTTCCCGAACGGGACGTGGATGATCGACGTCTTGTCGACGCGAAATTCCACCTTGCCCGCCTTGATCTCCTGCACGGCCTTGGCCACGTCGAAGCTGACCGTGCCGGTCTTCGGGTTGGGCATGAGCCCCTTCGGTCCGAGGATCTTCCCCAGCCTGCCGACGTCCTTCATGGTGTCCGGCGTGGCGACCACCGCGTCGAAATCGAGCCAGCCTTCCTGGATCTTCTGCACCATCTCGACGCCACCGACGTGATCGGCGCCCGCCTTCTCCGCCTCCTTCATCTTCTCGCCGGTCGCGATCACCAGGACCTTCTTCGAGGCCCCGCTGCCGTGCGGCAGGATCACGGTGCCCCGGACCATCTGGTCGGCGTGCTTCGGGTCCACGCCCAGCAGGAGCGCCAGCTCCAGCGTCTCGTCGAACTTCGCGTACTTGACCTTTTTCAGGAGGGGGATCGCTTCGTCCAGCGAGCAGGGCTTCGCGGGCACCTGCTCCTTGGCCGCCGCGTACTTCTTGCCGTGCCGCTTCATGTGGTCACCTCGATCCCCATGCTGCGGGCCGTGCCGAGGACCGACCGGATGGCCGACTCCAGGCTCTCGGTGTTCAGGTCCGGCAGCTTGGTGCGCGCGATCTCCTCGACCTGGCCCATGGTGACCTTGCCGACCTTTTCCTTGTTGGGGACCCCCGAGCCCTTCGCCAGGCCGGCCGCCTTCTTGAGCAGGATGCTCGCGGGCGGCGTCTTGGTGATGAAGGTGTAGGACCGGTCGGCGTACACGGTGACGATCACCGGGATGATCATCC
Proteins encoded in this window:
- the rplA gene encoding 50S ribosomal protein L1, with protein sequence MKRHGKKYAAAKEQVPAKPCSLDEAIPLLKKVKYAKFDETLELALLLGVDPKHADQMVRGTVILPHGSGASKKVLVIATGEKMKEAEKAGADHVGGVEMVQKIQEGWLDFDAVVATPDTMKDVGRLGKILGPKGLMPNPKTGTVSFDVAKAVQEIKAGKVEFRVDKTSIIHVPFGKSSFEEKKLLDNARALVAAVLRAKPPTAKGKYLRSAYVSSSMSPSVRLDLGSLEALA
- the rplJ gene encoding 50S ribosomal protein L10, which translates into the protein MNKQEKTQEIEALKSALESRPPTFVLAYRGLSVNQVSALRKKVRATSSRYRVVKNRLALRVIKGTPYEGLAPHFEGPTAIAYSSKDPAALAKALEEFTKDNQGFQIKAGLIDGRVVDPQAIKTLASLPSREVLVARLLSVLNGPMVRLVTVMKSPARGLVRALDEIARKKTQGDAAAPAATPAP
- the rplK gene encoding 50S ribosomal protein L11; its protein translation is MAKKIVGYVKLHIPAGKATPAPPVGPALGQQGVNIMDFCKNFNAQTAKAGEGMIIPVIVTVYADRSYTFITKTPPASILLKKAAGLAKGSGVPNKEKVGKVTMGQVEEIARTKLPDLNTESLESAIRSVLGTARSMGIEVTT